The following coding sequences are from one Bradyrhizobium sp. 200 window:
- a CDS encoding SDR family oxidoreductase, whose translation MADKKVVVAGATGLVGNAALRHFGRAGGCDVVALSRRKPRELYGARHVSIDLTDPARCTQTATALQDTTHLVYAALYEAPNLVDGWRDPNQIRTNDLMLRNLMAALEPVAPQLRHVALLQGTKAYGVHVRPLNVPAREGRSEMYEQPNFYWAQESFLRELQQGKAWHWSILRPVLIVGEAMGGAMDLVPPLGVYAAMLREQGRPLDYPGGAARVSQAVDVDLLARAIAWSGEAGAARNEAFNVTNGDVFTWENVWPAIADALEMKPGSAVSLSLAQEYPKWIAPWDELRRKHDLVSPELEAFVGLSFQYADYSMRYGQTQPGPPSIVSTVKINQAGFTEMMDTEAMFRKWFTHARASRLLP comes from the coding sequence ATGGCCGATAAGAAAGTGGTGGTGGCGGGTGCGACGGGGCTGGTGGGAAATGCCGCATTGCGGCACTTCGGCCGGGCCGGCGGTTGCGACGTTGTAGCGCTATCGCGCCGCAAGCCGCGTGAGCTCTACGGCGCCCGCCATGTATCGATCGACCTGACCGATCCGGCACGATGCACGCAGACCGCAACAGCGCTGCAGGATACAACCCACCTGGTTTACGCAGCACTCTATGAAGCGCCGAACCTGGTCGATGGCTGGCGCGATCCAAACCAGATCCGCACTAACGACCTGATGTTGCGCAACTTGATGGCGGCGCTCGAGCCGGTCGCGCCGCAGCTCCGCCATGTGGCGCTGCTGCAGGGCACGAAGGCCTATGGCGTCCACGTCCGTCCGCTTAACGTGCCGGCCCGCGAAGGCCGTTCGGAAATGTACGAGCAGCCGAACTTCTACTGGGCGCAGGAGAGTTTTCTGCGCGAACTGCAGCAAGGCAAGGCGTGGCACTGGAGCATCCTTCGTCCGGTCCTGATCGTCGGCGAAGCGATGGGCGGTGCGATGGATCTGGTACCTCCGCTTGGCGTCTATGCGGCGATGCTGCGCGAGCAGGGGCGCCCGCTCGATTATCCCGGTGGCGCGGCGCGGGTTTCGCAGGCGGTCGACGTCGATTTGCTCGCGCGTGCCATCGCGTGGTCGGGCGAAGCAGGCGCGGCGCGCAACGAGGCCTTCAACGTCACCAACGGTGATGTATTCACATGGGAGAATGTCTGGCCGGCGATTGCGGATGCGCTCGAAATGAAGCCGGGAAGTGCCGTGTCGCTGTCGCTGGCGCAGGAATATCCGAAATGGATCGCACCGTGGGACGAGCTGCGCCGCAAGCACGATCTGGTTTCGCCGGAGCTGGAAGCGTTCGTCGGCCTGTCGTTCCAATATGCCGATTACAGCATGCGTTATGGCCAGACGCAGCCGGGGCCGCCGTCGATTGTCTCGACGGTGAAGATAAACCAGGCCGGTTTCACCGAGATGATGGATACCGAGGCGATGTTCCGCAAATGGTTCACCCATGCGCGGGCAAGCCGCCTGCTGCCTTAG
- a CDS encoding GntR family transcriptional regulator, with protein sequence MIPLDPLPNLIDQVYARILEAITDRSLPPGHRIRQNELAEKLGVSRQPVSHALHLLHRQGLVAESGRRGFEVTRLDPERIRQLYEVRGAIDALAARLAAARTRTDVSGRAQLEAALQAGRTISKETPLARLIALDVDFHSAIYRLAGNPAIEEMIAPQWPHMRRSMATVLAELDYRESAWAEHEAIAAQIFSGNAKAAEAAALAHAQTAGRMTEERLRATDKAA encoded by the coding sequence ATGATCCCATTGGATCCGCTTCCCAACCTGATCGACCAGGTTTATGCCCGGATCCTCGAGGCGATCACCGACCGTTCGCTGCCGCCCGGTCATCGCATCCGGCAGAACGAATTGGCCGAAAAGCTCGGCGTCTCGCGCCAGCCGGTCTCTCACGCCCTGCATCTGTTGCACCGTCAGGGGCTCGTCGCCGAAAGCGGCCGCCGCGGCTTTGAAGTCACCCGGCTCGACCCGGAGCGCATCCGCCAGCTCTACGAGGTGCGCGGCGCGATTGACGCGCTGGCCGCACGGCTCGCCGCCGCGCGAACCAGGACCGACGTTTCCGGTCGCGCGCAGCTCGAAGCGGCCCTGCAGGCTGGACGGACCATCAGCAAGGAAACGCCGCTGGCGCGGCTGATCGCGCTCGACGTCGATTTTCACAGCGCGATCTATCGCCTCGCGGGCAATCCCGCGATCGAGGAAATGATCGCACCGCAATGGCCCCACATGCGCCGCTCGATGGCGACCGTGCTGGCCGAGCTCGATTACCGCGAAAGCGCCTGGGCCGAGCACGAGGCGATCGCCGCGCAGATCTTTTCAGGAAACGCGAAAGCCGCGGAGGCCGCAGCGCTGGCGCATGCGCAGACGGCCGGACGAATGACCGAGGAGAGATTGAGGGCAACCGACAAGGCGGCATAA
- a CDS encoding adenylate/guanylate cyclase domain-containing protein — protein sequence MLRPTIRKRILGIAIGLIFLMAITSALSTVMTRKIAHQLDEFSGKYVEAYGHLARMNIRSLEQALALRRIVIGRMQSPPDMAFSAEQRKIYEAKGAEIEQEAQAARALINAIIDDVSTESDNARLGRIDDRIERVTSDIRRHLGEEYKRLLSLLDAGNFAEARASLARTDTLRDEFNQRIEDIRTDMLAQVRSDAVMTMRDQKTAIVISVVLTLLAGVLGLMFSLFISTGITGPVRRLLEGTRAVEAGRLDGSINVTTRDEIGQLTTAFNNMVEQLRHKERLRETFGRYVDPRVVEGLIDPQSLASGSGERRVMTVLFCDMKGFTSLSEGMTPQGLVKVMNHYLSTMSGPIRSHRGIIDKYIGDAIMAYWGPPFTEDSEQARLACLAAVEMADRGAALRTELPELLGVRTVPSDCEVRIGIATGEVLVGSIGSEFMMSYTVMGDAVNLASRLENANKVYGSHSLASEPAVTAAGDAIEAREIDRLVVAGQTRPEAVFEIMGRKGELGEKLLALRERYAEGLAAYRACDWDAARQAFKAGLEAAPGDGPSMALLQRVEDFQANPPPADWDGAWRLDQK from the coding sequence ATGCTGCGGCCGACCATCCGAAAGCGAATCCTTGGCATCGCCATAGGGTTGATCTTTCTGATGGCGATCACGTCGGCGTTGTCGACGGTGATGACGCGCAAGATTGCCCATCAGCTCGACGAGTTCAGCGGCAAATACGTTGAGGCGTATGGGCATCTGGCGCGGATGAATATCCGCTCGCTGGAACAGGCGCTGGCGCTGCGCCGGATCGTGATCGGCAGGATGCAGTCGCCGCCCGACATGGCATTCTCCGCAGAGCAGCGAAAAATCTACGAGGCGAAGGGAGCGGAAATCGAACAGGAGGCGCAGGCGGCGCGCGCCCTGATCAACGCGATCATCGACGATGTCTCTACCGAATCCGATAACGCCCGGCTCGGCCGGATCGATGATCGAATCGAGCGCGTGACCAGCGATATCCGTCGCCATCTCGGTGAGGAATACAAGCGGCTGTTGTCCCTGCTCGATGCCGGGAATTTCGCGGAGGCCAGGGCCAGCCTGGCCCGGACCGACACGCTGCGCGACGAATTCAACCAAAGGATCGAAGATATCCGCACGGACATGCTTGCGCAGGTCCGCAGCGATGCCGTGATGACGATGCGCGACCAGAAGACTGCGATTGTGATCTCCGTTGTCCTGACCTTGCTTGCAGGCGTCCTCGGACTGATGTTTTCACTTTTCATCAGCACCGGCATTACCGGACCGGTCCGGCGTTTGCTGGAAGGTACCCGTGCGGTCGAAGCCGGCCGGCTCGACGGATCGATCAACGTCACCACGCGCGACGAAATCGGCCAACTCACGACGGCGTTCAACAACATGGTCGAGCAATTGCGCCACAAGGAGCGCCTGCGCGAGACTTTCGGCCGCTACGTCGATCCGCGCGTCGTTGAAGGACTGATAGACCCACAGTCGCTGGCATCCGGCAGCGGTGAGCGGCGCGTGATGACAGTGCTGTTTTGCGACATGAAGGGCTTTACCAGCCTCAGCGAAGGCATGACGCCGCAGGGCCTCGTCAAGGTGATGAACCACTATCTCTCGACGATGTCGGGGCCGATCCGCAGCCATCGCGGTATCATCGACAAATATATCGGCGATGCGATCATGGCCTATTGGGGGCCTCCGTTCACGGAGGATAGCGAGCAAGCACGTCTCGCCTGCCTTGCCGCCGTCGAGATGGCGGATCGCGGCGCGGCGTTGCGGACCGAGTTGCCCGAACTGCTCGGCGTCCGCACCGTGCCGAGCGACTGCGAAGTGCGCATCGGCATCGCGACCGGCGAGGTCCTCGTCGGCAGCATCGGCTCGGAGTTCATGATGAGCTACACGGTGATGGGCGATGCGGTGAATCTGGCGTCGCGCCTGGAGAACGCCAACAAGGTTTATGGCAGCCATTCGCTGGCGTCAGAACCTGCGGTCACCGCGGCCGGCGATGCGATCGAGGCGCGCGAGATCGACCGGCTGGTGGTCGCGGGCCAGACCCGTCCCGAGGCGGTGTTCGAGATCATGGGGCGCAAGGGCGAGCTTGGCGAGAAACTGCTGGCACTGCGGGAGCGATATGCAGAAGGGCTCGCTGCCTATCGTGCGTGCGACTGGGATGCCGCGCGTCAGGCGTTCAAGGCCGGGCTCGAAGCTGCCCCCGGCGATGGGCCCTCGATGGCGCTGCTACAGCGCGTCGAGGATTTTCAGGCCAATCCGCCTCCCGCCGATTGGGACGGCGCATGGCGGCTTGATCAGAAGTAA
- a CDS encoding class I SAM-dependent methyltransferase → MSSDATGFTGNIPQHYDQGLGPIIFAEYAADVARRVAADSPARVLETAAGTGIVTRKLRDALPDGAQLTATDFNPPMLDIARTKFRPGEQVGFQPADAVALPFADASFDAIVCQFGVMFFPDKAKSFAEAYRVLAAGGRYVLSVWDSHRYNPFGRIAHEVAGRFFPADPPQFYSVPFSCHQIDPIKEFLIEAGFDDIGISVIRQERKLPDVAGFARAAVHGNPLIDQIRARGGVDPERIVETLTQEYRREFGKDPGRMPIQAIVFSAAKR, encoded by the coding sequence ATGAGCAGCGATGCAACCGGTTTCACCGGCAATATCCCGCAACACTACGATCAAGGGCTCGGCCCGATCATCTTCGCCGAGTATGCCGCCGATGTCGCCCGGCGCGTCGCTGCCGACAGTCCGGCCCGGGTGCTCGAAACCGCCGCTGGCACCGGTATCGTCACGCGGAAATTGCGCGACGCATTGCCTGACGGCGCGCAACTGACGGCGACCGATTTCAATCCGCCGATGCTCGATATTGCGCGGACCAAGTTTCGGCCCGGCGAGCAGGTCGGCTTCCAGCCCGCCGACGCGGTCGCGCTTCCCTTTGCCGATGCAAGCTTCGACGCCATCGTCTGCCAGTTCGGCGTGATGTTCTTTCCGGACAAAGCCAAATCCTTTGCCGAGGCCTATCGAGTTCTCGCCGCAGGCGGCCGCTATGTGCTCAGCGTCTGGGACTCTCATCGATACAATCCGTTCGGCCGCATCGCGCATGAGGTGGCGGGACGCTTCTTCCCCGCCGATCCGCCGCAGTTCTACAGCGTGCCGTTCTCCTGCCACCAGATCGATCCGATCAAGGAATTCCTGATCGAAGCCGGCTTCGACGACATCGGCATCAGCGTGATCAGACAAGAGCGCAAGCTCCCGGATGTTGCCGGTTTTGCCCGCGCCGCCGTGCATGGTAACCCGCTTATCGATCAGATCCGCGCGCGCGGCGGCGTCGATCCGGAACGCATCGTCGAGACGCTGACGCAGGAATATCGCCGCGAATTCGGCAAAGATCCCGGCCGGATGCCGATTCAGGCGATCGTGTTCTCGGCGGCGAAGAGGTGA
- a CDS encoding phytanoyl-CoA dioxygenase family protein: MKLTPQQIEFFNREGWLFLPELFSPEEVAYLAREAVSIYDANRPEVWREKSGAPRTAFAAHLYNEAFGALGAHPRMIEPIEQIFGEKLYMHQFKINAKAAFTGDVWQWHQDYGTWKRDDGMPEPRAMNIAIFLDEVMPINGPLMLVPKSQHAGDLKASHDLETTSYPLWTLDEETVTRLVKEGGIVAPTGKAGGMLMFHGNLVHGSSGNITPYPRKIVYLTLNAVSNYIRTPTRPEYIAHRDFTPIQTVEDDALLRLARAHRQAAE; this comes from the coding sequence ATGAAACTGACGCCACAGCAGATCGAATTCTTCAACCGCGAAGGCTGGCTGTTTCTGCCCGAGCTGTTCAGCCCCGAGGAAGTGGCCTATCTCGCGCGCGAGGCAGTTAGCATCTACGACGCCAACCGGCCCGAGGTGTGGCGCGAGAAGAGCGGCGCGCCGCGCACTGCCTTTGCCGCACATCTATATAACGAGGCGTTCGGCGCTCTCGGCGCGCATCCGCGCATGATCGAGCCGATCGAGCAGATCTTCGGCGAAAAGCTCTACATGCACCAGTTCAAGATCAACGCCAAAGCCGCGTTCACGGGCGACGTCTGGCAATGGCACCAGGATTACGGCACCTGGAAGCGCGACGACGGCATGCCCGAGCCGCGCGCGATGAACATCGCGATCTTCCTCGACGAGGTGATGCCGATCAACGGCCCCCTGATGCTGGTGCCCAAGAGCCAGCACGCCGGGGACCTCAAGGCGTCGCACGATCTCGAAACGACGTCCTATCCGCTGTGGACGCTGGATGAAGAGACCGTCACCCGGCTGGTGAAGGAAGGCGGCATCGTCGCCCCCACCGGCAAGGCCGGCGGCATGCTGATGTTCCACGGCAATCTGGTGCATGGATCGAGCGGCAACATCACGCCCTATCCGCGCAAGATCGTCTATCTGACGCTGAATGCGGTTTCCAACTACATCCGCACCCCGACGCGGCCGGAATATATCGCCCATCGCGATTTTACGCCGATCCAGACGGTGGAGGATGATGCGTTGCTGCGGCTTGCGCGTGCCCATCGCCAGGCGGCGGAGTAG
- a CDS encoding Gfo/Idh/MocA family oxidoreductase, producing MNLHRLLNARAAAGKPVRVALIGAGKFGSMFLSQVPHTPGLEVSVIIDLDRDRAREACRTVGWDQALIARTTFTDDGARAIAGGAMDVVVEATGNPAVGIRHARAAIAAGKHVVMVNVEADVLAGPLLAEEARKAGVVYSLAYGDQPALTSEMVDWARATGFRVVAAGKGTKYLPAYHDVTPDGVWGHYGLTAGEAQSAGMNPQMFNSFLDGTKSAIEMAAIANACGLDVPSGGLLFPPCGVDDLPHVMRPREAGGVLEKAGLAEVVSSLERDGRPVFRDLRWGVYVVLEAPNDYAADCFKQYGLKTDASGRYAAMYKPYHLIGLELNISILSAALRNEPTGQPHDFRGDVAAVAKRDLRAGEMLDGEGGYTVWGKLMPAQKSLSAGALPIGLAHRVKLKNDVAHGAVVRWSDVEVNENNDTIKTRRAMEAAFASPR from the coding sequence ATGAACCTTCACCGCCTCCTCAACGCCCGCGCTGCGGCCGGCAAGCCGGTTCGCGTCGCGCTGATCGGCGCCGGAAAATTCGGCTCGATGTTCCTGTCGCAGGTGCCGCACACGCCGGGACTCGAAGTGTCCGTCATCATCGACCTCGATCGCGACCGTGCCCGCGAGGCGTGCCGCACCGTCGGCTGGGATCAGGCGCTGATCGCGCGCACGACCTTCACCGATGACGGCGCGCGCGCGATTGCCGGCGGCGCGATGGACGTCGTGGTCGAAGCCACCGGCAATCCGGCCGTCGGCATCAGGCACGCCCGCGCAGCGATTGCGGCGGGCAAGCATGTCGTCATGGTCAATGTCGAGGCCGACGTGCTGGCCGGCCCGCTGCTGGCGGAGGAAGCGCGCAAGGCCGGCGTGGTCTATTCGCTGGCCTATGGCGACCAGCCGGCGCTGACATCAGAGATGGTGGACTGGGCGCGCGCGACGGGCTTTCGCGTCGTCGCTGCCGGCAAGGGCACCAAATATCTGCCGGCCTATCACGACGTGACGCCCGATGGCGTCTGGGGCCATTACGGATTGACGGCCGGCGAAGCGCAATCGGCCGGCATGAACCCGCAGATGTTCAACTCGTTTCTGGACGGCACCAAATCCGCAATCGAAATGGCGGCGATCGCGAATGCCTGCGGACTCGACGTGCCGTCGGGCGGATTGCTGTTTCCGCCCTGCGGCGTCGACGATTTGCCGCATGTGATGCGGCCGCGCGAGGCCGGCGGCGTGCTGGAGAAGGCCGGCCTTGCAGAAGTCGTGTCGTCGCTCGAACGCGACGGCCGTCCTGTCTTCCGCGATCTGCGCTGGGGTGTCTATGTCGTGCTGGAAGCGCCGAACGACTATGCCGCCGATTGCTTCAAGCAATATGGGCTGAAGACCGATGCTTCAGGCCGATATGCGGCGATGTACAAGCCCTATCATCTGATCGGACTCGAGCTGAACATTTCGATCCTGTCGGCGGCGCTGCGCAACGAGCCGACCGGACAGCCGCATGATTTTCGCGGCGACGTCGCCGCGGTAGCGAAGCGCGACCTGCGCGCCGGCGAAATGCTCGATGGCGAAGGCGGCTACACGGTGTGGGGAAAGCTGATGCCGGCACAAAAAAGTCTCTCGGCCGGCGCGCTGCCGATCGGACTTGCCCATCGCGTCAAGCTGAAGAACGACGTCGCCCATGGCGCGGTGGTGCGCTGGAGCGATGTCGAGGTCAACGAAAACAACGACACGATCAAGACGCGCCGCGCGATGGAAGCGGCGTTCGCCTCGCCCCGGTAG
- a CDS encoding carboxymuconolactone decarboxylase family protein, giving the protein MHARMNHPAMVVPDAMKSLQALGELTKNSLPEKLLELVHLRASQINGCSACVDMHPKIAKRAGETDERLFSVAAWRDTPYFTEAERAALALTEAVTRISDRADPVPDEVWSEADKQFDEAKLAALILAIANINVWNRLNVAVRQPAGIWKG; this is encoded by the coding sequence ATGCACGCCCGTATGAATCACCCGGCCATGGTCGTCCCCGACGCCATGAAGTCGCTGCAGGCGCTGGGTGAATTGACCAAGAACAGCCTGCCCGAAAAACTGCTCGAACTGGTGCATCTGCGCGCCAGCCAGATCAATGGCTGCAGCGCCTGCGTTGACATGCACCCCAAGATCGCCAAGCGGGCCGGGGAGACTGATGAACGCCTGTTCTCGGTCGCAGCATGGCGTGACACGCCCTATTTCACCGAAGCTGAGCGCGCCGCACTGGCCTTGACGGAAGCGGTGACCCGGATCAGCGACCGGGCCGATCCGGTACCGGATGAGGTCTGGAGCGAGGCCGACAAGCAATTCGACGAGGCTAAGCTGGCGGCACTGATACTGGCGATTGCCAATATAAACGTCTGGAACAGGCTCAACGTGGCCGTGCGTCAGCCGGCGGGCATCTGGAAGGGGTAG
- a CDS encoding sigma-70 family RNA polymerase sigma factor: MDEKNFLAEQFESNRARLRAVAYRMLGSTSEVDDAVQETWLRLSRSDTGTVENLGGWLTTVLARICLDMLRSRKSRREEPMGPHVPELVADDAHGHNAEMADSVGAALLVVLETLAPAERLAFVLHDMFAVPFEEIAPIVGRTPSAARQLASRARRRVQGLPPPDADFNRRKNIVDAFLKASREGDFEGLLAVLDPDVVFRADTAAQRLGSLAEIRGATAVAETFKGRAQAAKPALVDGTLAVVVNIGGQLRIVLRLTLSAGRIAAVEAVADAERLGQFEVTVLT, from the coding sequence ATGGACGAGAAAAATTTTCTGGCTGAACAATTCGAGTCCAACCGGGCCCGCCTCCGGGCGGTGGCCTACCGCATGCTGGGCTCGACCAGCGAGGTCGACGATGCCGTGCAGGAGACCTGGCTGCGGCTGAGCCGCTCCGATACGGGTACGGTCGAAAACCTCGGCGGCTGGCTGACCACGGTTCTCGCCCGCATCTGTCTCGACATGCTGCGCTCGCGCAAATCGCGGCGCGAGGAGCCGATGGGGCCGCATGTGCCGGAACTGGTCGCCGATGATGCGCATGGGCACAATGCGGAGATGGCCGATTCCGTCGGCGCCGCACTACTGGTGGTGCTGGAAACCCTGGCGCCGGCCGAACGGCTTGCCTTCGTGCTGCATGACATGTTTGCCGTGCCGTTCGAGGAGATCGCCCCGATCGTCGGCCGCACGCCCTCCGCTGCGAGGCAATTGGCCAGCCGCGCCCGCCGGCGGGTGCAGGGCTTGCCGCCGCCGGACGCAGACTTCAACCGGCGGAAAAACATCGTCGACGCCTTCCTCAAGGCCTCTCGCGAGGGCGACTTCGAGGGGCTGCTCGCGGTGCTGGATCCCGACGTGGTGTTCCGCGCCGATACTGCCGCCCAGCGGCTCGGCTCGCTCGCGGAAATCCGTGGCGCCACAGCCGTGGCCGAAACCTTCAAGGGACGCGCGCAGGCCGCCAAGCCGGCGCTGGTCGACGGTACGCTGGCGGTCGTCGTCAACATCGGCGGGCAGTTGCGCATCGTGCTGCGCCTTACCCTCAGCGCCGGCAGGATCGCCGCAGTGGAAGCCGTGGCCGATGCCGAGCGGCTCGGCCAGTTCGAAGTCACGGTGCTCACGTGA
- a CDS encoding twin-arginine translocation signal domain-containing protein, whose product MKRRDFLKVGGVGLAATAVAAPAIAQSNPEIKWRYTASWPKALDTLYGGCEYFAKRVAEITDNKFQIQAFAAGEIVPGLQVLDAVSNGTVEMGNTALYYYWGKNPAFTFGTSLPFGLNTRSHISWLRFGGGMDMLNDLLKEYGCVGVPTGSTGAQMGGWFRKEIKSMDDFRGLKFRVGGFAGTIIAKVGGVPQQIAGGDIYPALEKGTIDAAEWVGPYDDEKLGFVKVAKYYYYPGWWEGTGQGHNIMNLEKFNALPKHYQAAIETASYDTFTWVTGKYDYVNPPALKRLLAAGAILRPFPQEVLEACYNAANGIYADLAKSNPHFNKMYTSLSAFRNESLAWNQVAELSYDSFMMRMRTRT is encoded by the coding sequence ATGAAACGTCGGGATTTCTTGAAGGTGGGCGGCGTCGGTCTCGCCGCGACTGCGGTTGCCGCGCCAGCGATTGCGCAGTCGAACCCGGAGATAAAGTGGCGATATACGGCAAGCTGGCCGAAGGCGCTCGATACCCTGTACGGCGGCTGCGAATATTTCGCCAAGCGTGTCGCTGAAATCACCGACAACAAATTCCAGATCCAGGCATTTGCGGCCGGCGAAATCGTGCCGGGTCTGCAGGTGCTCGACGCCGTGTCGAACGGCACCGTCGAGATGGGCAACACGGCGCTTTATTACTACTGGGGCAAGAACCCGGCCTTCACCTTCGGCACCTCGCTGCCGTTCGGCCTCAACACGCGCTCGCATATTTCCTGGCTGCGCTTCGGCGGCGGCATGGACATGCTCAACGACCTGCTGAAGGAATATGGCTGCGTCGGCGTGCCGACCGGTTCTACCGGCGCCCAGATGGGCGGCTGGTTCCGGAAAGAGATCAAGTCGATGGACGATTTCAGAGGCTTGAAATTCCGCGTCGGCGGTTTCGCGGGTACCATCATCGCCAAGGTCGGCGGCGTACCGCAGCAGATCGCGGGCGGCGACATCTATCCGGCGCTGGAAAAGGGCACCATCGATGCGGCCGAATGGGTCGGCCCCTACGACGACGAGAAGCTCGGCTTCGTGAAGGTCGCGAAGTACTACTACTATCCGGGTTGGTGGGAAGGCACCGGCCAGGGCCACAACATCATGAACCTCGAGAAGTTCAACGCCCTGCCGAAGCATTACCAGGCCGCGATCGAGACCGCTTCCTACGATACGTTCACCTGGGTCACCGGCAAATACGACTACGTCAATCCGCCGGCGCTGAAGCGGCTGCTAGCGGCGGGCGCGATCCTGCGGCCGTTCCCGCAGGAAGTTCTGGAGGCCTGCTACAATGCCGCCAACGGCATCTACGCAGATCTGGCCAAGAGCAATCCGCACTTCAACAAGATGTATACGAGCCTCTCAGCCTTCCGTAACGAATCGTTGGCCTGGAATCAGGTCGCTGAATTGAGCTACGACAGCTTCATGATGCGGATGCGCACCCGCACCTGA